One window of Xylocopa sonorina isolate GNS202 chromosome 9, iyXylSono1_principal, whole genome shotgun sequence genomic DNA carries:
- the LOC143426695 gene encoding nuclear RNA export factor 1, with protein MQRANLPIVPMQLDSSIAIKISMGGSMFQERTLMGRSDVWHKIKVLKGTQYHKETVLRAILTAIEPAEFIPVKYQVSGEDTFFLARNCAHALDKLCKTNLIIKNPEGDPLILIVTLGFASTHDLKINLQPLLLTALAKKYDPNNKTLDLEQFHKDPDMSKTAYCPLTQQRTFTHVMKLIKTAIATVEHLNLQKNELFSLTPVEANALSSIKYLDLRHNNLMSMEALAPLKNLCILKLWLDGNPLCENYCSSKQYVESVLKYCPNLIQLDGVYIRTSGLPLTYVNYFKNESKEELVTKFINHFFNLYDHNDRSHLRGLYYKNAFYSMSFGINPSIAHKRNLTQFTTNRNLLRTTDSNKKRQNLYYGQDNILAGLKRLPRSYHDRNSFVYDLIFDDGKCLVISVSGLLKNMSKTSQILSFNRTFVLQAGPDYEYNILNDQYHVDSTLEEISPTSIETKVSYDELTSACFSVNEKKELLKKFVEVTTLNDDWSQTYMEEACWNIRKAILNFMKDYKSSSVPIDAFSR; from the coding sequence ATGCAGCGAGCAAATTTGCCAATAGTACCGATGCAATTGGACTCGTCCATTGCCATAAAAATAAGCATGGGCGGATCCATGTTCCAAGAAAGAACACTGATGGGCCGTTCGGATGTGTGGCACAAGATTAAAGTTCTAAAGGGGACTCAGTACCACAAGGAGACGGTACTTAGAGCTATACTGACCGCTATCGAACCAGCTGAATTCATTCCTGTCAAGTATCAAGTCAGTGGAGAGGATACTTTCTTTCTAGCGCGTAACTGTGCTCATGCACTGGATAAACTCTGCAAAACCAACTTGATAATCAAGAATCCAGAAGGAGATCCGTTGATCCTAATAGTGACTTTAGGATTCGCATCTACTCATGACTTGAAAATCAATTTACAACCGTTACTGTTGACCGCTTTAGCCAAAAAATATGATCCCAATAATAAAACTTTGGATTTGGAACAGTTTCACAAAGATCCTGACATGTCTAAAACTGCTTATTGCCCGTTAACCCAACAGAGGACTTTTACCCATGTAATGAAATTAATAAAGACTGCGATAGCCACTGTGGAGCATCTGAATCTACAGAAGAATGAGCTATTTAGCCTGACTCCTGTCGAAGCAAACGCTTTGAGCTCCATAAAGTACTTAGATCTGAGACACAACAATTTAATGAGCATGGAGGCACTCGCACCCTTAAAAAATCTGTGCATCTTGAAATTATGGCTAGATGGAAATCCCCTCTGTGAGAATTACTGTAGTTCGAAGCAATACGTGGAATCTGTATTAAAATATTGCCCTAATTTAATCCAGTTGGACGGTGTGTACATTAGAACGTCTGGCTTACCGCTAACGTATGTTAATTATTTCAAAAATGAATCGAAAGAAGAACTAGTCACAAAATTTATCAATCACTTTTTCAATCTGTACGATCACAATGACAGGTCGCATTTGCGAGGGCTCTACTATAAAAATGCATTCTATTCGATGAGCTTCGGCATCAACCCGTCTATAGCGCACAAAAGGAACCTTACTCAATTCACGACTAATAGAAATTTATTAAGAACTACCGATTCTAACAAAAAACGGCAAAACCTTTACTACGGACAAGACAATATTCTGGCTGGCTTGAAAAGACTACCGCGATCTTATCACGATCGAAATTCTTTCGTATACGACTTGATATTCGACGATGGCAAATGTTTAGTGATCTCGGTTAGCGGACTGTTAAAAAATATGAGCAAGACGTCGCAAATTTTATCGTTCAATAGGACGTTCGTCCTCCAAGCTGGTCCTGATTACGAGTACAATATTCTAAATGATCAGTACCACGTTGACTCAACTTTGGAAGAAATTTCACCGACCAGTATAGAAACGAAAGTTTCCTACGACGAGCTCACGTCAGCGTGCTTTAGCGTAAACGAGAAAAAAGAATTGCTGAAGAAATTTGTAGAAGTGACAACATTGAACGATGATTGGTCTCAAACGTACATGGAAGAAGCTTGTTGGAACATAAGAAAGGCTATTTTaaattttatgaaggattacaAGTCCTCATCCGTTCCTATCGATGCGTTTTCCAGatag